A single region of the Bradysia coprophila strain Holo2 unplaced genomic scaffold, BU_Bcop_v1 contig_235, whole genome shotgun sequence genome encodes:
- the LOC119077501 gene encoding beta-glucanase-like produces MKLVAAFVCFVYGYASAQTLVWSDEFNGPAGQRPDASKWGRDIGGGGWGNDEHQYYTDSASNAALDGNGNLVITARRENPNNYQCWYGRCEYTSARLLTYGKFTHLYGTLEARIRIPIGQGFWPAFWMLGDNFGSVGWPECGEIDIMENVGNDPLFVHGSLHGPGYSGGNGLTSSFRSPNGQPFANDFHIYRIVWTPDSITWSVDGVNYATKTPADTRGNRWVFNHPHFFILNLAVGGQWPGYPDHTSVFPQTMVVDYVRAYAQSGNPPPPVNRIRSSAGGLCLDIAGASSANQTPVQVVTCNGNAAQDWTINSSDNSIRALGKCLDVAGGSTANGAAVQIYDCNGSGAQQWVISAANDIVNLAANRCLEAIAPVQDGARTRIMDCSGQSNQKWTRA; encoded by the exons ATGAAATTAGTTGCAGCTTTTGTGTGTTTCGTCTACGGTTATGCTAGTGCTCAGACTCTAGTATGGTCGGACGAGTTTAATGGGCCTGCAGGCCAGCGACCAGATGCATCGAAATGGGGACGTGACATTGGCGGTGGTGGATGGG gTAACGATGAACATCAGTACTACACAGACTCTGCATCAAACGCTGCACTCGACGGAAATGGAAACTTAGTGATAACGGCTCGCCGAGAAAATCCCAATAACTATCAATGTTGGTATGGACGGTGTGAATATACATCCGCTCGTTTACTCACTTATGGAAAGTTTACGCATCTGTATGGGACACTAGAGGCCCGAATTAGAATACCAATTGGACAAGGATTTTGGCCAGCTTTCTGGATGCTCGGTGacaatttcggttcggttggTTGGCCAGAGTGTGGTGAAATCGATATCATGGAAAATGTCGGCAACGATCCACTTTTCGTTCATGGAAGCTTGCATGGACCGGGCTATTCAGGTGGTAATGGCTTGACTAGCAGTTTCCGTTCGCCGAATGGTCAACCGTTTGCAAATGATTTCCATATCTACCGCATCGTTTGGACTCCCGATTCCATTACATGGTCTGTGGATGGAGTAAACTATGCAACGAAAACACCAGCCGATACGCGGGGAAATCGATGGGTCTTCAATCATCCGCATttcttcattttgaatttagcTGTTGGTGGTCAATGGCCTGG CTATCCCGATCACACATCCGTGTTCCCTCAAACTATGGTCGTTGATTATGTCAGAGCCTACGCCCAGTCTGGCAATCCACCACCACCTGTTAACAGAATAAGAAGTTCGGCTGGAGGACTTTGTCTGGATATTGCTGGCGCAAGTAGTGCGAATCAGACTCCTGTGCAAGTTGTGACCTGCAACGGAAACGCAGCTCAAGACTGGACTATCAATAGCAGTGACAATTCAATCAGGGCTCTAGGTAAATGTCTTGATGTTGCCGGTGGTTCAACGGCAAATGGCGCAGCCGTTCAGATTTACGATTGTAATGGCAGTGGAGCCCAACAATGGGTAATATCTGCAGCAAATGATATCGTCAATCTTGCCGCTAACAGATGTCTGGAAGCTATTGCACCAGTTCAAGACGGAGCCCGCACAAGGATCATGGATTGTTCAGGACAATCAAATCAGAAATGGACTCGCGCTTAG